The proteins below come from a single Alnus glutinosa chromosome 9, dhAlnGlut1.1, whole genome shotgun sequence genomic window:
- the LOC133877872 gene encoding mitochondrial fission 1 protein A-like, whose amino-acid sequence MSKSKVEAKIGNFFSSVSNFFSGGDSIPWCDNDVVVGCEREVAEAQKGSSNELLNECIMRLSWALVHSRRPEDVQRGTAMLEASLASNNSPLQTREKLYLLAIGYYRSGDYSRSRQLAEQCLMIAPDWRQAQTLKKAIEDRIKKDGAIGIGIAAAGVGLIAGGIAAALAKKK is encoded by the exons ATGTCCAAATCCAAAGTGGAAGCGAAGATCGGGAACTTCTTCAGTTCCGTCTCTAACTTCTTCTCCGGCGGCGACTCGATCCCCTGGTGCGACAATGATGTCGTCGTT GGCTGTGAGAGAGAGGTAGCTGAGGCCCAAAAAGGTTCCTCTAATGAGCTATTGAACGAATGTATCATGCGATTATCATGGGCTCTTGTTCACTCGAGACGACCAGAAGATGTACAACGGGGGACCGCGATGCTTGAAG CTTCTTTGGCCAGTAATAACAGCCCACTGCAAACGAGAGAGAAGCTATATCTTCTGGCCATTGGGTATTACAGAAGTGGTGATTATTCAAGAAGTAGGCAGCTTGCGGAGCAGTGTTTAATG ATCGCACCTGATTGGAGACAGGCACAGACCTTGAAGAAAGCAATTGAAGACCGGATCAAAAAAG ATGGTGCCATTGGTATAGGCATTGCTGCAGCTGGAGTTGGACTGATTGCTGGTGGGATTGCAGCAGCACTGGCTAAGAAGAAGTGA
- the LOC133877455 gene encoding protein PATRONUS 1-like — translation MGSRFTPGQLIIPNENLDVHHKKDVDGKMKGLKTATKKGGVGLGGRKALNDITNKASLHHEASSRKKDVLPKGELNVAEEMFLHDHKKCIEAQKSALDTFYLDMVLPGHDSLCPAEHQESKQSKADPDSPRCYPEEVELPVSEFADWLASSIEWTSPPSSPIRWDSPPSSPFAWESEAVEFILKQEIGV, via the exons ATGGGAAGCCGtttcactccggggcagctaatCATTCCAAATGAAAATTTGGATGTTCACCACAAAA agGATGTTGATGGGAAAATGAAGGGTTTGAAAACAGCTACAAAGAAAGGTGGAGTAGGGCTTGGAGGTCGCAAGGCTCTCAACGACATCACAAACAAAGCATCGCTTCATCATGAAGCATCCTCGAGGAAAAAGGATGTACTACCAAAAGGGGAACTTAATGTAGCTGAGGAAATGTTTTTGCATGATCACAAAAAATGCATTGAGGCACAAAAAAGTGCATTGGATACTTTTTACCTGGACATGGTTCTTCCAGGACACG ATTCTCTATGCCCTGCTGAACATCAAGAATCTAAACAATCAAAG GCTGATCCTGATAGCCCCCGCTGCTACCCTGAGGAAGTAGAATTGCCCGTGTCTGAGTTTGCTGATTGGTTAGCATCTTCAATAGAATGGACCTCTCCTCCATCTTCTCCAATACGGTGGGACTCTCCACCATCCTCTCCTTTTGCCTGGGAATCCGAAGCGGTTGAATTCATTCTGAAGCAAGAAATTGGTGTTTGA
- the LOC133877454 gene encoding cytochrome P450 94A1-like gives MVDLNSSTASYPLLSLSLCFFIIIIIFRFLSNSESSPSKTPCPQSYPIIGNLPGFLRNRHRFHDWVADMLSQTPSSTLRVRTFLDLSHGVCTANPTNVEHFLHSNFQNYIKGSRFHDVLSELLGNGIFNVDAHLWTLQRKIASHEFNTKSLKHFISETVTSEISNRLVPYLSAACDENKVVDLQDVLQRFGFDNICHVAFGVNPACLVSDNMCQNTPSSNFAKAFDDAVEISSSRFLSPLPLLWKLKRFLNMGSEKRYKEAVEVISHYAIDIIRSKEQEQEQEESEDHDQGCEKPRKNQDLLSRFMFSSLNIEFQDQEQKRKFLRDIVISFILAGRDSTSTAMTWFFWLISGHPRCARLIHEELLATAPAKQPRIFSYDELKKLHYLHAALSESMRLFPPVPINSRLTVADDVFPDGTRVGKGWFADYSAYAMGRMERVWGEDCREFRPERWLDDDGAFQPSDQNRYPVFHCGPRICLGKEMAYLQMKSVAAAVMYEFDVVAVDGGATAEKMMNPPYTLSLLLKMRGGLPVRLRRQLHTR, from the coding sequence ATGGTGGACCTCAACAGTAGTACTGCCTCCTATCCCTTGCTCTCCTTATCCCTTtgtttcttcatcatcatcatcatcttcagaTTCCTTTCCAATTCTGAATCATCTCCGTCCAAAACCCCATGCCCACAATCATACCCCATCATCGGAAACCTACCAGGTTTCCTCCGCAACCGCCATCGCTTCCACGACTGGGTCGCCGACATGCTCTCCCAAACCCCATCATCCACTCTCCGAGTCCGCACCTTCCTCGACCTCTCCCATGGCGTCTGCACTGCCAACCCCACCAATGTCGAGCACTTCCTCCACTCCAACTTCCAAAACTACATCAAAGGCTCTCGCTTCCACGACGTCCTCTCCGAGCTCCTCGGCAACGGCATCTTCAACGTCGACGCCCATCTCTGGACTCTCCAGCGCAAGATCGCAAGCCACGAATTCAACACCAAGTCTCTCAAACACTTCATCTCCGAAACCGTCACGTCCGAGATCTCGAACCGCCTCGTCCCTTACCTGTCCGCCGCGTGCGATGAGAACAAAGTCGTCGATCTTCAAGACGTGTTGCAAAGATTTGGCTTCGATAACATATGCCACGTTGCATTTGGCGTGAACCCCGCGTGCTTGGTCTCCGACAACATGTGCCAAAACACGCCGAGCTCCAACTTTGCAAAAGCTTTTGATGATGCTGTGGAGATTAGCTCATCAAGGTTTTTGTCACCACTGCCTCTACTCTGGAAGTTGAAAAGATTTCTCAATATGGGCTCGGAAAAAAGATACAAGGAAGCCGTAGAAGTGATCAGCCACTACGCCATAGATATCATCCGCTccaaagaacaagaacaagaacaagaagaatcaGAAGATCATGATCAGGGTTGTGAAAAACCACGTAAAAATCAAGACTTGTTGTCAAGATTCATGTTCTCGAGCTTGAACATAGAGTTCCAAGATCAAGAACAAAAGAGAAAGTTCTTGAGAGACATAGTCATTAGCTTCATACTTGCTGGGAGAGACTCAACGTCCACGGCCATGACATGGTTCTTCTGGTTGATATCTGGGCACCCTCGGTGCGCGCGTTTGATACACGAGGAGTTGTTGGCGACGGCGCCAGCAAAACAGCCGCGAATTTTCAGCTACGATGAGCTGAAGAAGCTCCATTACCTACATGCAGCTCTATCGGAGTCCATGCGGTTGTTCCCACCCGTACCGATCAATTCCAGATTAACGGTAGCTGATGACGTTTTTCCTGATGGGACTCGCGTGGGGAAGGGGTGGTTTGCCGATTACTCGGCTTATGcgatggggaggatggagagGGTGTGGGGAGAGGATTGTAGGGAGTTTAGGCCCGAGAGGTGGTTGGATGATGATGGGGCTTTTCAGCCGTCGGATCAGAACCGGTACCCGGTGTTCCATTGTGGGCCCAGGATTTGTTTGGGGAAGGAGATGGCTTATTTGCAGATGAAGTCGGTGGCGGCGGCGGTGATGTATGAGTTTGATGTTGTAGCCGTTGATGGCGGTGCAACTGCAGAGAAGATGATGAACCCGCCTTACACACTATCGCTACTACTTAAGATGAGGGGTGGATTGCCTGTTAGACTGAGGAGACAACTACACACGCGGTAG
- the LOC133878670 gene encoding uncharacterized protein LOC133878670 produces the protein MARDSCLARVGAGVAVGGAVGGAVGAVYGTYEAIRFKVPGLMKIRYIGQTTLGSAAIFGLFLGAGSLIHCGKSY, from the exons ATGGCAAGGGATAGCTGCTTGGCCCGTGTCGGCGCCGGCGTTGCTGTCGGTGGCGCTGTTGGTGGTGCCGTCG GTGCTGTGTATGGCACATATGAGGCTATTAGGTTTAAG GTACCAGGACTTATGAAGATCAGGTATATTGGACAAACTACACTAGGCAGCGCGGCTATTTTTGGTCTTTTCTTGGGTGCTGGCAGCCTGATACACTGCGGGAAGTCTTATTAA
- the LOC133878289 gene encoding pentatricopeptide repeat-containing protein At5g27110, with protein sequence MDTTKLCSLLRACISSKSLKQGKLIHQKIVSLGLQNNIAICKNLINYYLSCHLYDSAELVFQTIEKPLDISLWNGLMAAYTKNYMFIEAFELYERLLRYPYLKPDSYTYPSVLKACGGLGTVRCGKMIHTHLIKIGYLIDVVVASALVGMYAKCNAFEYAIQLFDEMPERDVACWNSVISCYYQDGQPKKALELFERMRDSGFEPNSVTLTTVISSCARLLDLERGKGIHMELVRKGFVLDGFISSAIVDMYGKCGCLDMAIEVFEHIPTKTVVAWNSLIAGYSLKGDSSSCIELFGRMNEDRTKPTLTTLTSILMACSRSAHLQHGKFIHGYILRNKIEADIFTQSSLIDLYFKCGNVLSAENVFKKMPKTNAISWNVMISGYVTVGNYFNALGVFSDMKEAGVKPDAITYTSVLPACSHLAALEQGKEIHNCVIESKLEFNEVVMGALLDMYAKCGAVDEALNVFHQLPQRDVVSWTSMITAYGSHGQALEALKLFGEMQQQSNAEPDKVTFLAVLSACSHAGLVDEGCYYFNQMITRHGIKPRIEHYSCLIDLLGRAGRLREAYGILQRNPEIIDDVGLLSTLFSACRLQRNLELGVEIARLLIEKDPDDPSTYIILSNMYASAKKWDDVRMVRSKMKELGLKKNPGCSWIDINKRIQPFFVGDKSHPQAEMLYECLAILASHMEKDELLSY encoded by the coding sequence ATGGACACCACAAAGCTATGCTCTCTATTGAGGGCATGCATAAGTTCTAAGTCACTCAAGCAAGGCAAGCTCATCCACCAGAAGATAGTCTCTCTAGGCCTACAGAACAACATTGCCATTTGCAAAAACCTCATCAACTATTACTTGTCATGCCATTTGTATGATTCCGCGGAGCTTGTTTTCCAAACCATTGAGAAGCCATTAGATATCTCTTTGTGGAACGGCCTCATGGCCGCTTACACCAAAAACTACATGTTCATTGAAGCTTTTGAGCTATATGAGAGGTTATTGCGTTACCCATATTTGAAACCTGATAGTTACACTTACCCAAGTGTTCTCAAGGCCTGTGGTGGATTGGGTACAGTTCGTTGTGGGAAAATGATCCATACCCATTTGATAAAAATTGGTTATCTAATTGACGTTGTTGTGGCCAGTGCTCTTGTGGGCATGTATGCAAAGTGCAATGCTTTTGAGTATGCTATACAGttatttgatgaaatgcctGAGAGGGATGTAGCATGTTGGAATAGTGTGATTTCTTGTTATTATCAAGATGGGCAACCTAAAAAAGCGTTGGAATTGTTTGAAAGAATGAGAGATTCTGGGTTTGAGCCTAACTCAGTGACACTCACGACTGTCATATCATCTTGTGCAAGGCTTTTAGATTTGGAAAGAGGGAAGGGGATACACATGGAGCTGGTGAGAAAAGGATTTGTGTTGGACGGTTTCATCAGCTCGGCTATTGTGGACATGTATGGAAAATGTGGTTGTTTAGACATGGCTATAGAGGTTTTTGAGCATATACCAACAAAGACTGTGGTTGCTTGGAACTCCTTGATTGCAGGATACAGTTTAAAAGGTGACAGCAGTTCATGCATTGAACTTTTTGGAAGGATGAATGAGGACAGAACTAAACCCACTTTGACTACTTTGACCAGCATATTAATGGCTTGTTCAAGATCAGCCCATCTTCAACACGGAAAATTCATACATGGGTATATACTAAGAAACAAAATAGAAGCTGACATCTTTACTCAAAGCTCCTTGATAGATTTATACTTCAAATGTGGAAATGTTTTGTCGGCTGAAAATGTTTTTAAGAAGATGCCCAAGACAAATGCAATTTCTTGGAATGTTATGATTTCTGGATATGTGACAGTAGGCAATTATTTCAACGCTCTTGGCGTCTTCAGTGACATGAAAGAAGCTGGTGTTAAACCAGATGCCATTACATATACAAGTGTTTTACCAGCTTGTTCACATCTAGCAGCCTTGGAACAGGGTAAGGAGATTCACAACTGTGTAATTGAGAGTAAGTTGGAATTCAATGAAGTAGTCATGGGGGCTCTCCTTGATATGTATGCTAAATGTGGTGCTGTGGATGAAGCACTAAATGTTTTTCATCAATTGCCACAGAGAGATGTTGTGTCGTGGACGTCAATGATCACAGCTTATGGTTCTCATGGTCAAGCTTTAGAAGCTTTGAAGCTTTTTGGTGAAATGCAGCAGCAGTCCAATGCAGAACCAGACAAAGTTACTTTCCTTGCAGTTTTATCTGCTTGTAGCCATGCTGGATTGGTTGATGAAGGTTGTTATTATTTCAATCAAATGATCACCCGGCATGGCATTAAACCCAGAATTGAACACTACTCATGCTTGATTGATCTTCTTGGACGTGCTGGAAGATTGCGAGAAGCTTATGGGATTCTCCAAAGAAACCCAGAAATTATAGATGATGTTGGGCTATTGAGCACACTGTTTTCTGCATGCCGTTTGCAAAGGAATTTAGAATTGGGGGTAGAGATTGCAAGATTGCTTATTGAGAAGGATCCTGATGATCCATCTACTTACATTATTTTATCAAATATGTATGCTTCTGCAAAAAAGTGGGACGACGTGCGCATGGTGAGATCAAAGATGAAAGAGCTAGGATTGAAAAAGAACCCTGGGTGTAGCTGGATTGATATTAACAAAAGGATCCAACCTTTCTTTGTTGGTGACAAGTCACACCCACAAGCCGAGATGTTGTATGAATGCCTCGCAATTCTTGCCAGTCACATGGAGAAAGATGAATTATTGTCATATTAG
- the LOC133876992 gene encoding PH, RCC1 and FYVE domains-containing protein 1, whose amino-acid sequence MSRTGRMASDLSRTGPVERDIEQAITALKKGAHLLKYGRRGKPKFCPFRLSNDESVLIWFSGREEKHLKLSHVSRIISGQRTPIFQRYPQPEKEYQSFSLIYNERSLDLICKDKDEAEVWFSGLKALISRSHHRKWRTESRSDGVPSEANSPRTYTRRSSPLNSPFGSNESIQKDGGDHLRLHSPYESPPKNALDKALSDVILYAVPPKGFFPSDSASGSVHSLSSGGSDSVHGHMKAMAMDAFRVSLSSAVSSSSQGSGHDDGDALGDVFIWGEGIGDGVLGGGTHRIGSGFGVKTDSLLPKALESAVVLDVQDIACGGRHAALVTKQGEIFSWGEESGGRLGHGVDSDVLHPKLIDALSNTNIELVACGEYHTCAVTLSGDLYTWGDGTYNFGLLGHGNEVSHWIPKRVNGPLEGIHVSSISCGPWHTAVVTSSGQLFTFGDGTFGVLGHGDRKSVSIPREVESLKGLRTVRAACGVWHTAAVVEVMVGNSSSSNCSSGKLFTWGDGDKGRLGHGDKEAKLVPTCVAALVEPNFCRVVCGLSLTVALTTSGHVYTMGSPVYGQLGNPQADGKLPARVEGKLSKNIVEEIACGAYHVAVLTSKTEVYTWGKGANGRLGHGDTDDRNSPTLVDALRDKQVKSIACGTNFTAAICLHKWVSGVDQSMCSGCRLPFNFKRKRHNCYNCGLVFCHSCSSKKSLKASMAPNPKKPYRVCDNCFNKLRKAIESDGSSHSSVSRRGSINQGSLEFVEKDEKLDSRSRAQLARFSSMESLKQVESRSSKKNKKLEFNSSRVSPIPNGGSQWGAHSIAKSFNPVFGSSKKFFSASVPGSRIVSRATSPISRRPSPPRSTTPTPTLGGLTSPKIVVDDTKRTNDSLSQEVIKLRAQVENLTRKAQLQEVEMERTTKQLKDAKAIAEEETTRCKAAKEVIKSLTAQLKDMAERLPVGAARNVKSPSLASFGSSPAYNEVSSASIDRMNGQTIFQEQDSNGSNSQLLSNGSSNNNNRSSGHNKQTHLDAMARNGSRMKEGESEYVEQDDPGVYITLTNLPGGVKDLKRVRFSRKRFSEKQAEQWWAENRARVYEQYNVHMIDKSSVGVGSEDLAH is encoded by the exons GATGAGTCTGTCCTAATATGGTTCTCCGGGAGAGAGGAGAAGCACCTTAAACTAAGCCATGTGTCTAGAATTATTTCTGGACAACGCACT CCAATCTTTCAAAGGTATCCGCAGCCTGAGAAGGAGTATCAGTCATTTTCTCTCATATATAATGAAAGATCACTGGATTTG ATTTGCAAGGATAAAGATGAAGCTGAGGTATGGTTTAGTGGGTTAAAAGCATTAATTTCACGTAGTCATCACCGTAAATGGAGAACGGAATCAAGGAGTGATGGAGTTCCTTCTGAAGCAAATAGTCCTAGAACATACACACGAAGAAGTTCTCCTTTGAATTCTCCATTTGGTAGTAATGAGAGCATACAGAAG GATGGCGGAGATCACCTTCGTCTTCATAGTCCATATGAAAGTCCCCCCAAGAATGCTCTGGATAAAGCATTATCAGATGTGATATTGTATGCTGTACCTCCCAAGGGTTTCTTCCCTTCAGACTCTGCTAGTGGTTCAGTCCATTCTTTGTCATCAGGAGGCTCAGATAGTGTACATGGCCACATGAAGGCAATGGCGATGGATGCTTTTAGAGTTAGTCTATCGAGTGCTGTTAGCTCATCAAGCCAAGGTTCTGGTCATGATGATGGTGATGCCCTGGGGGATGTTTTCATTTGGGGGGAAGGCATAGGGGATGGTGTTCTGGGTGGTGGAACTCATAGAATTGGGAGTGGTTTTGGTGTCAAAACGGACTCTTTGTTGCCTAAAGCCTTAGAATCTGCAGTAGTACTTGATGTCCAGGACATTGCCTGCGGTGGACGACATGCTGCCTTAGTAACCAAGCAAGGAGAGATTTTCTCCTGGGGGGAGGAATCTGGAGGCCGGCTTGGGCATGGAGTAGACTCTGATGTTCTGCATCCAAAGCTAATTGATGCCCTAAGTAATACGAACATTGAACTTGTAGCTTGTGGTGAGTACCATACATGTGCTGTAACACTTTCTGGTGATTTGTACACATGGGGTGATGGAACCTATAATTTTGGTCTTCTTGGGCATGGAAATGAAGTGAGCCACTGGATCCCGAAAAGAGTAAATGGGCCCTTGGAGGGCATACATGTCTCATCTATCTCTTGTGGACCCTGGCACACTGCTGTTGTAACCTCTTCTGGGCAATTGTTTACTTTTGGCGATGGAACATTTGGTGTTCTGGGCCATGGAGATCGGAAAAGTGTTTCAATACCAAGGGAAGTAGAATCCCTTAAGGGGCTCCGCACTGTCCGAGCAGCCTGTGGTGTTTGGCATACTGCTGCTGTTGTTGAAGTCATGGTTGGGAATTCAAGTTCCAGCAACTGCTCTTCTGGAAAGCTGTTTACTTGGGGAGATGGGGATAAAGGTCGACTTGGACATGGCGATAAGGAAGCAAAACTTGTGCCTACCTGTGTTGCTGCTCTTGTTGAACCTAACTTTTGTCGAGTTGTCTGTGGACTCAGTCTGACTGTTGCTCTTACAACCTCAGGCCATGTCTATACAATGGGCAGTCCTGTTTATGGCCAGTTGGGGAATCCCCAAGCTGATGGAAAACTCCCTGCTCGTGTTGAAGGAAAGCTATCCAAGAATATTGTGGAGGAGATAGCTTGTGGTGCTTATCATGTTGCAGTTTTAACTTCAAAAACTGAAGTCTATACTTGGGGTAAGGGAGCAAATGGTCGTTTAGGTCATGGGGATACAGATGATAGAAATTCCCCAACGTTGGTAGATGCTCTGAGAGATAAACAAGTGAAAAGTATTGCCTGTGGTACTAATTTTACAGCAGCTATTTGCCTTCATAAGTGGGTCTCGGGTGTTGACCAGTCTATGTGCTCTGGATGCCGCCtgccatttaattttaaaagaaaacgcCACAATTGTTACAATTGTGGACTTGTTTTTTGCCATTCATGCAGCAGTAAGAAGTCTCTTAAGGCTTCTATGGCACCAAATCCCAAAAAACCTTATCGTGTCTGTgataattgttttaataaactGAGGAAAGCTATTGAAAGTGATGGTTCATCTCACTCTTCTGTGAGCAGAAGAGGTAGTATCAATCAAGGGTCACTTGAGTTCGTCGAAAAAGATGAGAAGTTGGATTCCAGATCCCGTGCACAACTTGCTAGattttcttcaatggaatccttgaAGCAAGTGGAAAGCCGATCTTctaagaaaaacaagaaactagaatttaaCAGCAGTCGAGTCTCACCTATTCCTAATGGTGGTTCCCAGTGGGGAGCACATAGTATCGCTAAATCTTTTAATCCGGTGTTTGGGTCATCCAAAAAGTTTTTCTCAGCTTCTGTTCCTGGATCAAGAATTGTTTCTCGAGCAACATCTCCAATATCAAGGCGGCCCAGCCCACCTCGTTCAACGACACCAACACCTACACTGGGAGGGCTTACCTCACCAAAGATCGTTGTGGATGACACTAAAAGGACAAATGATAGCCTTAGCCAGGAAGTTATTAAATTAAGAGCACAG GTGGAAAATCTCACTCGCAAAGCCCAACTTCAAGAAGTTGAGATGGAAAGAACAACTAAACAGCTAAAAGACGCAAAAGCTATTGCAGAAGAGGAAACTACAAGATGCAAAGCAGCAAAGGAAGTCATCAAGTCGCTTACTGCACAA TTGAAGGACATGGCTGAAAGGCTGCCTGTGGGAGCTGCTCGGAACGTCAAATCACCTTCTCTTGCTTCCTTTGGCTCCAGTCCTGCTTACAACGAAGTTTCTAGTGCTTCTATTGACCGAATGAATGGTCAAACAATATTCCAAGAACAAGACTCAAATGGATCAAACAGCCAGTTGCTTTCTAATGGATCAAGCAACAACAATAACCGAAGTTCGGGTCACAACAAACAAACCCATTTAGATGCAATGGCTAGAAATGGAAGCAGAATGAAAGAAGGTGAATCTGAATATGTTGAGCAAGATGATCCTGGTGTATATATTACACTTACCAACCTACCAGGCGGTGTCAAGGATCTTAAGCGAGTTCGCTTCAG TCGGAAGCGGTTTAGTGAGAAACAAGCAGAACAGTGGTGGGCAGAAAACCGGGCAAGAGTATATGAACAATATAATGTGCACATGATTGACAAGTCAAGTGTTGGCGTTGGGAGCGAGGACTTGGCGCATTGA